A DNA window from Salvelinus fontinalis isolate EN_2023a chromosome 28, ASM2944872v1, whole genome shotgun sequence contains the following coding sequences:
- the LOC129826707 gene encoding zinc finger protein 367-like, giving the protein MAENKHPQVIFCNDSPKRVLVSVIKTTPMKPRKNESLIPTSPGFSEFMVYPWKWGENAHNVSLSLSPGSVNGAASPTGTNTASEADMGASPDQMKDSKEDAIRRGRPRADTVRELINEGESSSSRIRCNICNRVFPREKSLQAHKRTHTGERPYPCDYPDCRKAFVQSGQLKTHQRLHTGEKPFVCSGKACGSRFTHANRHCPKHPYARLKREDPKEGPDKAQSVDNKAVAEWLAKYWQTREQRAPVPTKGKHQGKGGVEDQEQQDPREFLQSDEEEEEEPMEEEKCNGGGAAKRSLQEQRERLHGALALIELANNLSA; this is encoded by the exons ATGGCCGAGAACAAGCATCCTCAAGTTATTTTTTGCAACGACTCTCCAAAGAGGGTCCTGGTGTCTGTGATCAAAACCACCCCGATGAAGCCCAGGAAGAACGAATCTCTGATACCGACCAGCCCTGGATTCAGCGAGTTCATGGTGTACCCGTGGAAGTGGGGGGAGAACGCCCATAATGTGAGCCTGAGCCTGAGCCCGGGCTCCGTAAACGGGGCTGCCTCCCCTACCGGGACCAACACCGCCAGCGAGGCGGACATGGGTGCCTCCCCTGACCAGATGAAG GACAGTAAAGAGGACGCTATTCGGCGTGGCCGCCCGCGTGCTGACACTGTCCGTGAGTTGATTAACGAAGGGGAGAGTTCCTCCAGCCGCATCCGCTGTAACATCTGCAACCGTGTGTTTCCTAGAGAGAAATCCCTACAGGCccacaagagaacacacacag GGGAGAGGCCTTACCCGTGTGACTACCCTGACTGTCGCAAGGCTTTTGTCCAGAGTGGCCAGCTAAAGACCCACCAGCGCCTTCACACCGGAGAGAAGCCCTTTGTCTGCTCTGGGAAAG CCTGCGGGAGTCGCTTTACCCATGCTAACCGGCACTGCCCAAAGCACCCATATGCCCGCTTGAAGAGAGAAGACCCCAAGGAGGGACCAGACAAGGCCCAGTCTGTGGACAACAAGGCTGTGGCAGAGTGGCTGGCAAA GTACTGGCAGACCCGTGAGCAGCGTGCCCCTGTGCCCACCAAGGGGAAACACCAGGGCAAGGGCGGGGTGGAGGACCAGGAGCAGCAGGACCCCCGGGAGTTTCTCCAatcagatgaggaggaagaggaggagccaaTGGAGGAAGAGAAGTGCAACGGGGGTGGGGCTGCCAAACGGAGTCTCCAAGAGCAACGGGAGCGTCTCCATGGTGCCCTGGCGCTCATTGAGCTGGCTAATAACCTGTCTGCCTGA
- the LOC129826710 gene encoding intracellular hyaluronan-binding protein 4-like, whose protein sequence is MALKLIGVSENAAMLPDDYGCVVANRFCQLVDDEADPFDFIKQAEAQKEKKKKANQMTVKPKKPGQRESQGDRRVSVLADREDNLPRNETGAKWSARGGGVRNESRGVVEAESGARRGVLGERRTNQEVHPLDYSIQKPAHYAYGQVQGGGGGYRNMDTTGSFNLRGKREYEPHCGTGISLEEKRGGRGPWNRGCVQDPISMGDVGVLAKPDAGGIPPEAGQQPAAMAGENHLSEVEVEGDVVVQVAMEMSLDEWKALQERSRPKAEFNLRKLDCKVPSKARVIHKSKRIENLKAESVEEEDCHFSSLRRSANDITSHLEFNFGSLLRSSRGGKGQGRGERGGMTERAYVLAPNPEDPDDFPALAVGR, encoded by the exons ATGGCTTTGAAGTTGATTGGCGTTTCCGAAAATGCAGCGATGCTCCCGGACGACTACGGTTGTGTGGTGGCGAATCGTTTCTGTCAGCTTGTGGATGACGAGGCCGACCCGTTTGACTTTATAAAACAGGCCGAGGCACAAAAGGAGAAGAAAAAGAAAGCAAACCAAATGACAGTGAAGCCTAAAAAACCTGGACAGAGGGAGTCCCAGGGAGATAGGCGGGTCTCCGTTTTAGCCGACAGAGAAGACAACCTGCCAAGAAATGAAACAG GTGCTAAGTGGTCTGCCCGAGGGGGAGGGGTCCGGAATGAGAGCAGAGGGGTGGTGGAGGCTGAGAGTGGCGCAAGGCGAGGTGTCCTTGGGGAACGCAGGACCAACCAAGAGGTACACCCACTGGATTACTCCATCCAGAA GCCAGCTCATTATGCTTATGGCCAAGTTCAAGGAGGTGGAGGCGGCTACAGAAACATGGATACTACCGGTAGCTTCAACCTGAGAGGCAAGAGAGAATATGAACCCCACTGTGGAAC AGGCATCTCCcttgaggagaagagaggaggacgtgGGCCCTGGAACAGGGGCTGTGTTCAAGACCCTATTTCCATGGG TGATGTAGGGGTGCTTGCGAAGCCTGATGCAGGAGGCATCCCACCTGAGGCCGGTCAACAGCCAGCAGCGATGGCGGGAGAGAATCA CCTAtcggaggtggaggtggagggggatgTGGTGGTCCAAGTTGCCATGGAGATGTCTCTGGACGAGTGGAAGGCCCTGCAGGAGCGGAGTCGCCCCAAGGCAGAGTTTAACCTCCGTAAGCTGGACTGCAAGGTGCCCTCCAAGGCCAGAGTAATACACAAGTCCAAACGCATTGAG AACTTGAAGGCGGAGTCTGTGGAGGAAGAGGACTGCCACTTCTCCAGTCTGCGCAGGTCTGCCAATGACATCACTTCCCACTTGGAGTTCAACTTTGGCAGCCTGCTGCGCTCCAGCCGAGGGGGGAAGGGACAAGGCAGGGGGGAAAGAGGGGGGATGACTGAAAGG GCTTATGTCTTAGCCCCAAACCCAGAAGACCCCGATGACTTCCCTGCATTGGCTGTGGGGAGATAA